A genomic window from Pocillopora verrucosa isolate sample1 chromosome 7, ASM3666991v2, whole genome shotgun sequence includes:
- the LOC136282609 gene encoding uncharacterized protein: MVQRHTRCSTSYCLRKKSTDSEPKCRFNFPMDLCPKTRLEFEKIKTKSDEVQYRAKIATKRNDSRPNNNQRLQLQSWRANCDIQVVIDHYACVEYLTKYAAKGEPSTPILKAAFTTIINNAPSNSNPHRAFKKIVMKTLGEQDYAAQETMHHLLSLKLHSSSFTVIQVSLNGSRRVQISADERQLCCSNSLLDVYANRAQYDSPGINTAKLNFVQFATQFKVVDKKLTKLPDNVVPRIFPTYSSNPKGPNFAQYCKYQLLRYKPWKISQDNAWDNEEPSDQNIINKWQQFLQTPYAKTNVPDWFDKLQSVIQNQEEPENKLVDAQSENTQSENAREEWMIISDLNAPFDDHSQINSESTHCWHSDRSNYSEQQIGEMPTWIKNMKESINQALPENYQNVNLATLSEMQALAYNIVQSHYNDLSPNK; encoded by the coding sequence ATGGTTCAGCGCCATACTCGCTGTAGTACAAGTTattgcttaagaaaaaaaagcactgaTTCTGAACCAAAATGCAGATTCAACTTTCCAATGGACCTCTGCCCCAAGACAAGGttagagtttgaaaaaattaaaactaaaagtGATGAGGTGCAATATAGAGCAAAAATTGCCACCAAGAGAAATGATTCTCGACCAAATAACAATCAAAGGCTCCAGCTACAGTCTTGGAGAGCAAACTGCGATATTCAAGTAGTCATTGACCACTATGCTTGTGTAGAATACCTTACAAAGTATGCTGCCAAAGGTGAGCCAAGCACACCTATACTGAAGGCAGCATTCACCACAATTATAAATAATGCTCCAAGTAATAGCAATCCTCacagagcttttaaaaaaatagtaatgaaAACACTTGGTGAACAAGACTATGCTGCGCAAGAAACAATGCACCATTTGCTTTCACTAAAGCTTCACAGCTCAAGCTTCACTGTAATACAAGTTAGCTTAAATGGATCTCGTAGAGTCCAAATATCAGCTGATGAAAGACAACTTTGTTGTAGTAATTCCCTTCTTGATGTCTATGCTAATCGTGCACAATATGATAGCCCAGGCATTAATacagcaaaattaaattttgtccAGTTTGCAACACAGTTTAAGGTTGTAGACAAAAAGCTCACCAAGCTCCCAGATAATGTGGTTCCAAGAATTTTTCCCACATATTCTTCAAATCCAAAAGGCccaaactttgcccaatattGTAAATATCAGCTTCTAAGATACAAACCctggaaaatatcacaagataATGCCTGGGATAATGAAGAGCCATCTGATCAAAACATCATAAATAAATGGCAGCAGTTCCTCCAGACACCATATGCTAAAACAAATGTCCCCGATTGGTTTGATAAACTGCAATCAGTTATCCAAAATCAGGAGGAACCAGAAAATAAGCTTGTTGATGCACAGTCTGAAAACACCCAGTCTGAAAACGCTCGTGAGGAGTGGATGATCATATCTGACCTAAATGCACCATTTGATGATCATTCACAAATAAATTCAGAATCTACCCATTGCTGGCACAGTGATAGATCTAACTATTCTGAACAGCAAATTGGTGAAATGCCAACATGGATTAAAAACATGAAGGAATCAATTAATCAGGCTCTACCTGAAAACTATCAAAATGTAAACCTTGCTACCCTCAGTGAAATGCAAGCACTTGCGTACAATATTGTACAGTCTCACTATAACGACTTATCTCCAAACAAATAG